In one window of Spartinivicinus marinus DNA:
- the sthA gene encoding Si-specific NAD(P)(+) transhydrogenase: MGVTNYDVVVLGSGPAGEGAAMNAVKLGKRVAVVEQSALVGGNCTHLGTIPSKALRHSVKEIISFNTDPMFRAIGEPRWFSFPNVLKKAENVISKQVKSRTQYYARNRINILFGHGRLIDQNTVEVVQHNGSIEQLVTKDIVIATGSRPYRPANVDFSHERIYDSDTILQLKHTPRRIIIYGAGVIGCEYASIFSGLGVKVDLINTREHLLSFLDDEISDALSYHLRHQGVLIRHREEYDKIEGTEDGVVLYLKSGKKVKSDALLWANGRTGNTQGMGLEHVGIEPNSRGQLEVNQHYQTSVENIYAAGDVIGWPSLASAAFDQGRSAAGNIAANNDWRFVNDVPTGIYTIPEISSVGKNEQELTAEKVPYEVGQAHFRAMARAQISNEPVGMLKILFHRETLEVLGIHCFGDQASEIVHIGQAIMSQKGEANTLNYFVNTTFNYPTMAEAYRVAALNGLNRLF, from the coding sequence ATGGGTGTAACAAACTATGATGTGGTAGTGCTAGGCTCTGGCCCTGCTGGTGAAGGGGCAGCCATGAATGCTGTCAAGCTTGGCAAGCGAGTGGCGGTGGTAGAGCAGTCTGCATTGGTGGGGGGTAACTGCACCCATTTAGGCACAATACCTTCAAAAGCGTTGCGACACTCGGTTAAAGAAATTATTTCATTTAACACAGACCCCATGTTTCGGGCTATTGGAGAGCCCCGTTGGTTTAGTTTTCCTAATGTGCTGAAAAAAGCTGAAAACGTTATCAGTAAGCAAGTAAAGTCTCGCACCCAATATTATGCTCGCAACCGGATAAATATTTTATTTGGACATGGGCGTCTTATTGATCAAAACACCGTTGAAGTAGTCCAGCATAATGGCTCGATTGAACAGCTGGTAACCAAAGATATTGTCATTGCTACTGGCTCTCGTCCTTACCGTCCTGCCAATGTGGATTTTAGTCATGAGCGAATCTACGATAGTGACACTATTTTGCAACTGAAGCATACCCCGCGTCGTATTATTATTTATGGCGCTGGTGTCATTGGCTGTGAATATGCTTCTATTTTCAGTGGGTTAGGGGTGAAGGTTGATTTAATTAACACCCGTGAACACTTGTTGTCTTTCTTAGATGATGAAATTTCTGATGCACTAAGTTACCACTTGCGCCATCAGGGCGTGTTAATTCGTCATCGTGAAGAATATGACAAAATAGAAGGTACTGAAGATGGCGTGGTGCTGTATCTGAAGTCAGGTAAAAAAGTAAAGTCAGATGCTTTGTTATGGGCAAATGGTCGTACCGGGAACACTCAAGGGATGGGGCTAGAACATGTGGGAATTGAGCCAAACAGCCGTGGTCAACTGGAAGTTAACCAGCATTACCAAACTTCCGTTGAAAATATTTATGCGGCAGGTGATGTGATTGGTTGGCCTAGCCTAGCCAGCGCCGCATTTGACCAAGGGCGCTCAGCAGCTGGTAATATTGCGGCGAATAATGACTGGCGCTTTGTTAATGATGTACCTACTGGTATTTACACTATTCCAGAAATCAGCTCAGTAGGAAAAAACGAACAGGAATTAACCGCAGAAAAAGTTCCTTATGAGGTTGGCCAGGCCCATTTCAGAGCTATGGCCAGAGCGCAGATCAGTAATGAGCCAGTGGGGATGTTGAAAATCCTGTTTCACCGGGAAACGTTAGAAGTGCTGGGCATTCACTGTTTTGGTGATCAAGCATCTGAAATTGTCCATATCGGGCAAGCCATCATGAGTCAAAAAGGTGAGGCCAATACACTGAATTACTTTGTCAATACTACCTTTAACTATCCCACCATGGCGGAAGCCTATCGGGTTGCAGCACTGAATGGATTAAATCGGTTGTTTTAA
- a CDS encoding glycerophosphodiester phosphodiesterase: MKLIGHRGARDEAPENTIAGFRHAISLGIFDFELDLRLSKDGQLVVIHDATVDRTTNGSGKVARLTAKEFSQLNAQFAHPLWDQPCSVPLLSDLLAACPEVNSVQLEMKADNRAEAYAVAEATHEFCQQYKGSATLILTSINRHCLTTLARLKSPQPRGLVAEYPFPSPVHTAKKLGCQYLCLDQALCSPARVKAATEAGLTVSVWTVNDLDVARKLAAISGVSSLITDRPSELMTLFKDAA, encoded by the coding sequence ATGAAGTTAATTGGCCATCGCGGGGCCCGAGATGAGGCTCCAGAAAACACTATTGCAGGTTTTCGACATGCAATTAGCCTAGGTATATTTGACTTTGAGCTAGACCTTCGGCTAAGCAAAGATGGCCAACTGGTGGTAATCCATGACGCTACGGTTGACCGCACCACCAATGGTAGTGGCAAAGTAGCACGCTTAACAGCCAAAGAATTCAGCCAACTCAATGCTCAGTTTGCCCACCCCCTTTGGGATCAGCCCTGCTCTGTACCACTACTCAGTGATTTATTGGCTGCATGCCCTGAAGTCAACAGTGTTCAGTTGGAAATGAAAGCGGATAACCGCGCCGAAGCTTACGCTGTAGCTGAGGCTACCCATGAGTTCTGCCAGCAGTATAAGGGCAGTGCTACCTTAATCCTGACTTCAATTAATCGCCACTGCCTGACTACATTGGCTCGTCTAAAAAGCCCGCAACCCAGAGGGTTAGTTGCAGAATACCCCTTCCCTTCGCCCGTTCATACAGCGAAAAAGCTCGGCTGCCAATACTTGTGCTTAGATCAGGCTCTTTGCTCCCCTGCTCGGGTCAAAGCGGCCACAGAAGCTGGCTTAACCGTATCCGTCTGGACTGTCAATGATCTGGATGTAGCAAGAAAGCTAGCGGCAATTAGTGGTGTCAGCAGTTTAATTACCGACCGCCCTAGTGAGTTAATGACGCTATTTAAAGATGCAGCTTAA
- a CDS encoding PilZ domain-containing protein, with product MPEELADRRDFYRIDDTVAISYQVMDACHQPDSKYFPFNNEAEIFHLSSNLQTLESEAHHLLRVINDKNRAIAQYLKNIDRRLQLMGNAIASCSSELLNLPKQKVSLSEGGLSLNQADPLPVDQYLAIKLVLQPSHAGLLITGKIVKCDKIKTGYHNRITFEHILEPDRQLLAKHIIQYQAKQRRQQLEQSKQESSS from the coding sequence ATGCCAGAAGAACTGGCTGATCGGCGCGATTTTTATCGAATCGATGACACTGTAGCAATCAGTTACCAGGTGATGGATGCCTGCCACCAGCCAGACTCCAAGTACTTTCCTTTTAATAATGAAGCTGAAATCTTCCACTTATCCAGCAACCTGCAAACATTAGAAAGTGAAGCTCATCACTTATTGAGAGTTATTAATGATAAGAACCGCGCGATTGCCCAATACTTAAAGAATATTGATCGACGCCTTCAACTGATGGGCAATGCCATAGCATCTTGTAGTAGCGAATTGCTTAACCTTCCTAAACAGAAAGTCAGCCTGAGTGAAGGCGGCTTGAGCCTTAACCAAGCTGATCCGCTTCCCGTCGATCAATACCTAGCCATTAAGCTGGTATTGCAGCCAAGCCATGCCGGCTTGTTGATTACCGGGAAGATAGTAAAATGTGACAAAATTAAAACTGGTTATCACAACCGAATCACGTTTGAACATATACTTGAGCCCGATCGCCAGTTGTTGGCCAAGCACATTATTCAGTATCAGGCCAAGCAAAGGCGACAGCAATTGGAACAGTCGAAGCAGGAGTCGTCATCATGA
- a CDS encoding lipoprotein-releasing ABC transporter permease subunit, giving the protein MFKPLPFFIGLRYTAAKRRNRFISFTSLISFLGLALGVWVLIVVLSVMNGFDRELKQRILGMVPHATITTAQGTIENWPELIKQVEESPEVIGAAPFISTQAMLTQSGHVKGAYIQGINPDYESKVSIIDEHLDAGKLTDLVPGKFGIILGDILSRQLGVNVGDKVTLVLPEASINPAGVFPRLKRFNVVGIFRVGAELDASLAYIHYKDAAKLMRINQGVLGIRLQLKDLFKSREVAWQVASNLPGRYYVRDWTRTHGSLFQAIQMEKTIVGLLLTLIIAVASFNIVATLVMVVNDKQSDIAILRTLGATTRTVMAIFMVQGAVIGVLGTLLGVIAGVVTALNLPAWIKAIEHLLNIQFLDSNVYFISYLPSQLQWQDVGLIAVATLLLSFLATVYPAFRAANTQPAEALRYE; this is encoded by the coding sequence ATGTTCAAACCATTACCGTTTTTTATTGGCTTGCGTTATACCGCAGCCAAACGACGTAATCGCTTTATTTCCTTCACCTCGCTGATCTCCTTTCTTGGTTTGGCGTTAGGGGTTTGGGTATTGATTGTTGTGTTGTCAGTGATGAATGGATTTGACCGAGAACTGAAACAGCGCATTTTAGGTATGGTTCCCCATGCCACTATTACCACGGCTCAAGGCACCATTGAGAACTGGCCTGAGCTGATCAAGCAGGTTGAAGAGTCACCAGAAGTGATTGGGGCAGCTCCCTTCATCAGCACTCAAGCCATGCTTACTCAAAGTGGTCATGTAAAAGGTGCCTATATTCAAGGGATTAACCCTGACTATGAAAGTAAAGTCTCAATTATTGATGAGCACTTGGATGCAGGTAAACTGACTGACCTGGTACCAGGCAAGTTCGGTATTATTTTAGGCGATATATTGTCTCGTCAATTAGGGGTGAACGTCGGTGATAAAGTCACGCTGGTTTTACCTGAGGCATCGATTAACCCTGCTGGAGTTTTCCCTAGACTGAAGCGTTTTAATGTCGTGGGTATTTTTCGAGTGGGTGCTGAGCTGGATGCCAGCTTAGCCTATATCCACTATAAAGATGCCGCTAAGCTGATGCGAATTAACCAAGGCGTGCTAGGTATTCGCTTACAACTCAAAGACTTGTTTAAGTCTCGAGAAGTTGCTTGGCAAGTAGCCAGCAACTTGCCTGGACGCTATTACGTGAGAGACTGGACTCGTACCCATGGTAGCTTATTCCAAGCCATTCAAATGGAAAAAACCATTGTTGGTTTACTGCTAACCCTGATCATTGCAGTGGCTTCTTTTAATATTGTCGCTACGCTAGTCATGGTGGTAAATGATAAGCAATCTGATATTGCGATTTTACGTACTCTTGGGGCAACTACTCGTACGGTAATGGCCATTTTTATGGTGCAAGGGGCTGTTATCGGCGTGCTGGGTACATTACTTGGAGTGATTGCTGGAGTTGTTACTGCATTGAACTTGCCTGCTTGGATCAAAGCTATAGAACATTTGCTTAACATACAGTTTTTGGATTCTAACGTTTATTTTATCAGCTACTTACCTTCCCAGTTGCAATGGCAGGATGTTGGCCTAATAGCCGTTGCTACGCTGTTACTAAGCTTTTTAGCGACTGTTTATCCTGCTTTCCGTGCTGCTAACACTCAACCTGCAGAGGCCTTACGTTATGAGTAG
- the lolD gene encoding lipoprotein-releasing ABC transporter ATP-binding protein LolD, which translates to MSSHPVLVCQDLAKYYQEGPATVEVIKKINFQLEVGERVSIVGSSGSGKTTLLNLLGGLDTPSHGTVLLDNQDITLLNENQRGLVRNRSLGFVYQFHHLLPEFSAVENVSMPLLMRKEVSVKEAKARSIKLLEQVGLGHRLQHKPGELSGGERQRVAIARALVTQPKCVLLDEPTGNLDQHTAHSIHRLMHELSQTVNTAFVVVTHDLGLAQQMDRVLKLEDGQLVSVNKFQQ; encoded by the coding sequence ATGAGTAGTCATCCAGTCTTAGTATGCCAGGATTTAGCCAAATACTACCAAGAAGGTCCTGCGACAGTTGAGGTCATTAAAAAAATCAACTTTCAGCTGGAAGTCGGGGAGCGAGTCAGTATTGTGGGTAGCTCTGGCTCGGGCAAAACTACATTACTTAACTTATTGGGCGGGTTGGATACCCCTTCGCATGGCACTGTACTGTTAGATAACCAGGATATAACCCTGCTGAATGAGAACCAACGGGGGCTGGTTCGAAATCGTAGTTTAGGTTTTGTGTATCAGTTTCACCATTTACTGCCTGAGTTCTCGGCGGTTGAAAATGTCTCCATGCCACTGTTAATGCGTAAAGAAGTGTCAGTCAAGGAGGCGAAGGCTCGCTCGATTAAACTGTTAGAACAAGTAGGTTTGGGTCACCGGCTACAGCATAAACCAGGTGAGTTATCCGGTGGTGAGCGGCAGCGGGTCGCTATTGCTCGTGCTTTGGTTACTCAACCAAAGTGTGTCTTACTGGACGAACCAACAGGTAATTTGGATCAGCATACAGCACATAGTATCCATCGATTGATGCATGAGCTTAGCCAGACGGTGAATACCGCATTTGTGGTAGTTACCCATGATCTGGGGTTAGCTCAACAAATGGATCGAGTATTGAAGCTGGAGGATGGACAACTGGTCTCGGTTAACAAGTTCCAGCAATAA
- a CDS encoding DUF2062 domain-containing protein, giving the protein MPKKLFKRYLPHPDTIKQNKSLQRFLGHRIHDPNLWHLNRRSVSSAFFVGVFCAFIPIPFQMVVSAFLAFIFRCNLPISVALVWITNPVTMPAIFYFTYKVGCFLLNTPVLHIEMELTTEWVSSQLANIWQPLYFGSIISGVVLGLVSYFLIRVYWRWHVAKAWQHRKKKRKSQPHDRH; this is encoded by the coding sequence ATGCCCAAAAAACTATTTAAGCGCTATCTGCCCCATCCAGATACGATTAAACAGAATAAATCTCTCCAGCGATTTTTAGGCCATCGAATACACGACCCTAATCTTTGGCATTTAAACCGTCGTTCAGTGTCATCCGCTTTTTTTGTGGGAGTATTCTGTGCGTTCATTCCTATTCCCTTCCAAATGGTAGTCTCCGCTTTTCTGGCTTTTATTTTTCGCTGTAATTTACCAATATCTGTCGCACTAGTATGGATTACCAACCCAGTCACCATGCCCGCCATTTTTTACTTTACCTATAAAGTAGGCTGTTTCTTACTCAATACGCCAGTACTACATATTGAAATGGAACTGACCACCGAATGGGTTAGCAGCCAGCTAGCTAACATCTGGCAACCTTTGTATTTCGGCTCTATCATTAGTGGCGTTGTCTTGGGGTTAGTCAGTTATTTTCTAATCCGTGTATATTGGCGATGGCATGTTGCTAAAGCTTGGCAACACCGAAAAAAAAAGCGGAAAAGTCAGCCTCATGACAGACACTGA
- a CDS encoding DNA internalization-related competence protein ComEC/Rec2, producing the protein MRSSLIAFSFGCVLVAYLPQLTFWYLVVGLTILAAVVVLRWRLAYGWLVGLFGLTLGCCWGVSYGLIGLAELLPKPLERQPLLISGYIVGLPQHRDHGYRFDFKVTHIEVPKQPPGTNDIFMPDKVRLYWYQQQPSLAPGQYWQLLVKLKRPHGFASPGAFDYEGYLLQLGIDATGYVRESQQNQLLGCCQWLTLFDQWRWKLKQHYTQQLSGESLGLLLALLLGDQTAITPNQWDALNKTGTTHLVVVSGLHIGLCAVLGALLASVLVKLQLLPLIVTAREWAIGAGWILATGYALLSGFQLPVQRAWVMLTIGAVAFAGRWQFQPLSYWWVALAFVLLWQPLAVVSAGFWYSFVAVAALLVAFSHRRAVTGVTSLWIKPQWIVWIALLPLFIHWQQVSVWYSPLINLLVIPLLGFVIMPALLVAVLLASFSAFGWTCLKMLNQGLAAGVELLAQLSAGEQTTFALTPLGVLLFALAWLLPAGLPGRSGLIMVGVLVGYFKPEPPSLEAGQFRLTLFDVGQGLGALIETKNHRLIYDTGPQWNPRFSAVGAVIIPFLKQQQINHLDKLIISHADQDHSGGLKELSTAVFIDGLESGTATEIRLAQPVQPCQAGQSWQWDGVVFRYLAGTQGKDRNERSCVLQVMTGNHQLLLTGDISAKQERQLVTQWRQQLKSSVLVAAHHGSYYATSVSFIKQVKPSVVLFSAGYQNRYGHPNKKLVKRLQQSGILTYNTADEGSIQWLFDKAAEPALTMRYRLDYPRYWSQKVSTRLFGRL; encoded by the coding sequence ATGCGTAGCAGTCTAATAGCTTTTTCTTTTGGCTGCGTACTCGTGGCTTATTTACCTCAGCTTACTTTTTGGTATTTGGTAGTTGGTTTAACCATTTTAGCTGCTGTAGTCGTTTTGCGTTGGCGATTGGCTTATGGCTGGCTAGTTGGCTTATTTGGTTTAACTTTGGGTTGTTGCTGGGGGGTATCTTATGGCTTGATAGGATTGGCAGAGTTGCTACCAAAGCCACTTGAACGGCAGCCTTTGCTAATCAGTGGCTATATTGTTGGGTTGCCTCAGCACCGGGACCATGGCTATCGTTTTGACTTTAAAGTGACTCATATTGAAGTTCCAAAACAGCCTCCTGGGACTAATGACATTTTTATGCCTGATAAAGTTAGGCTTTATTGGTATCAACAGCAGCCAAGCCTGGCACCTGGCCAATACTGGCAGCTGTTGGTTAAGCTCAAGCGCCCCCATGGTTTTGCATCCCCTGGTGCTTTTGATTATGAAGGTTACTTATTACAGCTAGGGATTGATGCAACGGGGTATGTCAGAGAAAGTCAGCAAAATCAGTTGTTAGGGTGCTGCCAATGGCTAACGCTATTTGATCAATGGCGCTGGAAGCTAAAGCAACATTACACGCAACAACTATCAGGTGAATCACTCGGCTTGCTGTTAGCGCTGTTGTTGGGAGATCAAACCGCTATTACACCAAACCAGTGGGATGCGTTGAATAAAACTGGTACGACTCATTTGGTTGTTGTGTCGGGGCTGCATATAGGTTTGTGTGCCGTATTGGGAGCGCTACTAGCTTCAGTATTGGTAAAATTGCAGCTGTTACCATTAATTGTTACAGCTAGGGAATGGGCCATTGGCGCAGGCTGGATATTGGCGACAGGATATGCGCTGTTAAGTGGCTTTCAACTCCCTGTTCAGCGTGCTTGGGTAATGCTCACCATTGGTGCTGTAGCCTTCGCAGGGCGCTGGCAGTTTCAACCGCTAAGCTACTGGTGGGTGGCATTGGCTTTTGTATTGTTGTGGCAGCCACTAGCCGTTGTCAGTGCTGGGTTTTGGTACTCATTTGTTGCCGTTGCAGCACTGTTAGTGGCTTTTAGTCATCGTCGGGCTGTCACTGGTGTTACTTCTCTATGGATTAAGCCCCAGTGGATTGTTTGGATTGCCTTGCTTCCACTGTTTATTCACTGGCAGCAAGTGAGCGTTTGGTATTCCCCACTGATTAACTTGCTGGTAATACCGCTATTGGGTTTTGTTATAATGCCAGCTTTGTTGGTTGCGGTATTGCTAGCAAGCTTTTCAGCGTTTGGTTGGACTTGCTTAAAAATGCTCAATCAAGGGCTGGCAGCTGGTGTTGAGTTGCTTGCCCAATTATCAGCGGGTGAACAGACAACATTTGCCTTGACACCTTTGGGAGTATTACTGTTTGCCTTAGCTTGGCTATTACCAGCAGGATTGCCTGGACGGAGCGGGCTAATCATGGTGGGAGTATTAGTTGGTTATTTTAAACCTGAGCCTCCATCACTTGAGGCTGGCCAGTTTCGTTTGACGTTGTTTGATGTTGGGCAGGGGTTGGGCGCATTGATTGAGACTAAAAATCACCGCTTGATTTATGATACAGGGCCACAGTGGAATCCACGTTTTAGTGCGGTGGGTGCGGTAATCATTCCATTTTTAAAACAGCAGCAAATTAACCATTTAGATAAGCTGATTATTAGTCATGCTGATCAAGATCATAGTGGTGGGCTAAAGGAACTAAGTACAGCCGTCTTTATCGATGGGTTAGAGTCTGGTACAGCTACAGAAATCAGACTGGCTCAACCGGTACAACCCTGTCAGGCAGGACAAAGCTGGCAATGGGATGGTGTGGTATTTCGCTATTTGGCGGGTACGCAGGGTAAGGATCGAAATGAGCGCTCTTGTGTTCTGCAAGTGATGACAGGTAATCATCAGCTCCTGCTAACGGGGGATATATCAGCAAAACAGGAGCGTCAATTGGTTACACAGTGGAGGCAACAGCTTAAGTCGTCTGTCTTGGTTGCGGCTCACCATGGCAGTTATTATGCTACAAGTGTATCTTTTATTAAGCAGGTAAAGCCATCAGTTGTATTGTTTTCCGCAGGCTATCAAAACCGTTATGGCCACCCGAATAAAAAATTAGTCAAGCGACTGCAACAGTCGGGAATCCTTACCTACAATACAGCAGATGAAGGGTCAATTCAGTGGCTGTTTGATAAAGCAGCAGAACCAGCCTTAACAATGCGCTACCGCCTTGATTATCCTAGATATTGGTCACAAAAAGTTAGCACTAGGCTATTCGGTCGCTTATAA
- a CDS encoding MotA/TolQ/ExbB proton channel family protein, whose protein sequence is MKELIVAGGWLMLPILICSILALAIIIERAWTLRPSKIAPKHTLALVWKWIKNKQLDSKRLKELKGSSPLGQILAAGLSNSKHGREIMKEGIEEAASGVVHDLERFLNSLGTIAAITPLLGLLGTVIGMIKVFAEIQISGTGNADALAGGISEALITTAAGLTIAIPALIMHRFYVRRVDELVIAMEQEATKLVEVLHGEREVDYSEVGK, encoded by the coding sequence GTGAAAGAACTCATTGTAGCCGGTGGCTGGCTAATGCTGCCAATTCTTATTTGTTCTATTCTTGCCTTGGCTATTATTATCGAGCGTGCCTGGACATTAAGGCCCTCAAAAATTGCACCTAAACATACGCTAGCCTTGGTTTGGAAATGGATTAAAAATAAACAGCTTGATAGTAAACGACTTAAAGAGCTAAAAGGCAGCTCCCCATTAGGGCAAATTTTGGCTGCAGGCTTAAGCAACTCCAAACATGGTCGCGAAATCATGAAAGAGGGGATTGAAGAAGCGGCTTCTGGCGTTGTTCATGATTTGGAGCGCTTTTTAAATAGTTTGGGCACCATTGCTGCGATCACCCCACTATTAGGTCTATTGGGTACAGTCATTGGGATGATAAAAGTGTTTGCCGAAATTCAGATTTCCGGTACAGGTAATGCGGATGCATTAGCGGGTGGTATTTCCGAGGCGCTGATTACAACAGCTGCAGGTCTGACAATTGCCATCCCTGCATTGATTATGCACCGGTTTTATGTGCGCCGAGTGGATGAGCTGGTGATTGCCATGGAACAAGAGGCCACGAAACTGGTAGAAGTGCTCCATGGTGAGCGTGAAGTGGATTACAGTGAGGTAGGCAAGTGA
- a CDS encoding ExbD/TolR family protein — translation MKFRRQLTEEVSVNLTPLIDVVFLLLIFFMVTTTFTKETHLSVDLPEATGEPVDNKPDQIEILISKTGEYAVNAKSLVNTSIKTLKTALQKESKGNNKLPLVITSDANAPYQAVVTAMDAAGQLGFVHLSITTQEKSKEE, via the coding sequence GTGAAGTTTCGCAGGCAACTAACGGAAGAGGTTTCCGTTAACCTCACCCCATTGATTGATGTGGTGTTTTTGCTGCTGATCTTCTTTATGGTAACCACCACATTTACTAAAGAAACCCATTTAAGTGTTGATTTACCAGAAGCTACAGGTGAGCCGGTTGATAATAAGCCTGATCAAATTGAAATTCTGATCAGTAAAACCGGTGAATATGCAGTGAATGCCAAGTCGCTGGTCAATACGTCAATTAAAACGCTCAAAACCGCATTACAAAAAGAGTCAAAAGGCAATAATAAACTGCCGTTGGTGATCACCTCTGACGCCAATGCACCTTATCAGGCGGTAGTGACAGCAATGGATGCAGCAGGTCAATTGGGGTTTGTCCACTTAAGTATTACTACCCAAGAAAAGTCAAAAGAAGAGTAG
- the lpxK gene encoding tetraacyldisaccharide 4'-kinase: MNWLVNAWYQPDRQLRWLMPLRLLYQQVIRHKRQRFLSGAEPAWQAPVPVIVVGNITVGGTGKTPLVTAMIEQLKGWGCTPGIISRGYGGKSSYYPLAVTPDSDPSVAGDEPVMLAQLTGVPVMVAPQRVAAAKGLLNQFPETDIIVADDGLQHYPLGRDIELVVIDGARGLGNGYCLPQGPLREPPGRLKTVDFVVVNGDAPLVAITEPQQLMALVPECLVQVSSGEKRPLTRGSLDDFKQVHGVAGIGNPARFFATCESLGMQVIPHPKDDHAQLTAKDVQFDDQLPVLMTSKDAVKCRSFATAKHWSLLVAAKLPESFWRQLKEKVKQAQSKKVNQ; the protein is encoded by the coding sequence ATGAACTGGCTGGTAAATGCCTGGTATCAACCAGATCGTCAGCTGCGTTGGCTAATGCCTTTAAGGCTGTTGTATCAGCAGGTTATTAGGCATAAACGACAGCGCTTTCTTAGTGGGGCAGAGCCTGCTTGGCAAGCACCAGTACCTGTGATTGTAGTGGGTAATATTACAGTAGGAGGTACAGGGAAAACACCTTTAGTCACAGCAATGATTGAGCAACTGAAAGGCTGGGGATGTACCCCTGGGATTATTAGCCGTGGCTATGGGGGAAAGTCATCTTATTACCCGTTAGCTGTTACCCCTGATAGTGATCCAAGTGTGGCGGGTGATGAGCCGGTAATGCTGGCTCAGCTTACAGGTGTGCCTGTAATGGTAGCCCCTCAGCGAGTGGCAGCAGCAAAAGGGCTGCTGAATCAATTTCCTGAGACTGATATCATTGTTGCTGATGATGGCTTGCAGCATTACCCACTAGGTCGTGATATCGAGTTGGTGGTCATTGATGGTGCTCGTGGTTTAGGAAATGGCTATTGTTTGCCCCAAGGACCGTTAAGAGAGCCACCAGGGCGGCTGAAAACAGTTGACTTTGTCGTAGTGAATGGAGATGCACCGTTAGTGGCTATTACAGAGCCTCAGCAGTTAATGGCACTGGTTCCCGAGTGTTTAGTACAAGTCAGTAGTGGAGAAAAACGGCCATTGACTAGGGGCAGTCTTGATGACTTTAAGCAAGTGCATGGCGTCGCAGGTATTGGCAACCCCGCGCGCTTCTTTGCTACTTGCGAATCTTTGGGGATGCAGGTGATTCCTCATCCAAAGGATGATCATGCACAGCTAACAGCAAAAGACGTTCAGTTTGATGATCAGCTACCCGTGTTGATGACATCAAAGGATGCAGTGAAGTGTCGATCATTTGCCACTGCCAAGCACTGGAGTTTGCTGGTGGCTGCTAAGCTGCCTGAAAGCTTTTGGCGGCAGTTAAAAGAGA